TTACATCTTTTTGTCAACTTTATGTGAACAGCTCTGTTGGTTTGCCATTGTGTTGCAGGAGCCACTCTGTAAGAACAGCGTTGGCAAAAGAGGAAAACTGTCCTTCAAACAGGAGTGATGGCAGACTGCAGAGCAGATCTAGAGGGCTGCTGCTGTAGTGGCCTCACCTCACCTGCTAAGCAGAAACAGACTGGGGGAGGAGAGCAGTGAAAATGAATCTATTTGTGTCATGTTCATCTAGAGTCACTAGAGGGCGCTATTGTTGTTATCATCAAATTTTCTTTTTGGGAAACCGCATTGTAGAGAAAACATCACAATGCTTTACATTTGTTGCACTAtttgttgtttactttattgCGTAAATACAGTATAAATGCATTTTTACACTTTTTTGTGTCATGTTCCTTCTCTACAACAGACCCAGTAGGGTGTCAAAGTAGCTCTCAATCTTAACGTTTAAGAGATTTAGATACTTAAACTGATTACAGCTGCCAATGAAACACATCAAAACCTGAGGCAAACTAGACTTTCTGTAGAGACAAACCTTTGGCTACAAGAACAGCATGAATATTACATAGATATTACATACTAGCCTCCATAACATAACCATGATGTTATCAGACCAAATAAACATGAAGGTATTTTTGGTCTTTACTACGGTAACAGCTTCCAAAGGCTTACTTTGACTAAGCAGAACAAAGTCATGCACCTGAGAATCATTATACTGCCTCTGACTTGTAATTTGCATTCATCCAATCAAATAAGGGAATCAAATAATCCAATCAAATAAGGGAGTCctgtgtgcatttatttcattagTACAACAGCACCAATGTGGTTCCTGTTTATGTGAGGATAGACCAACACCACGGCAGGCCATGACGACGCAAAGGTGAGCAACTCTGTACTGACTTTGTATTCAGTGGAAACTCTATCTAAATCTAAAACCTTAGCAGTAACACCCCAAGACTTTTTGAATATCAGCTCAGTGGCGCCTGAAACTTGAACAGCTCAGTTTAATTTCTTTAAATCGGTTACTACTCATCATacacctgttttttttaatctgtctAGGTCCATCCCTGCGCTCCTTAACAGGGCAGCGCTGTGCCTCTTTTGGTGTGTGACGCTCTCCTGGTTGGCTTCTGGGGTCCTGGTGTGTAACTACAGCCCTCTGATGTACAAACGAAAGCCCTCCATCAACGTCACCACAGAGTGCCTTTCTACCCAGCGCTGCTTCACAGGCAAGGGGTATTATGGCCCTCTCCATATCTTCTCCTCGCAGGGCTGTGTGGCGGCGCACCTCTGCGGCTCGTCCGAAATTCGACAGCACCGTCTTATCGGCGTTAACCTCACCTACACCTGTTGCTGTCGATACCGCTGCAACGAGCCCCCCACGCCTGAAAGCGCACTCGAGAGGCTGCTGGGCCTGGACCCGGAGGCAACCGccaacatcaccaccaccacccccgaCCCTCTGGATCTCTGTCCCGAAAACTCCACCTCTCTGGCTTTAGATGGTGTTTAAGATGGTGGTCTAGACTTTTTCGTACATATGGCATGACATGGGGAAAGTGGTCATTTATCACTGTCATCTTTCCCCATGTCCAGAAAAGACTGGAAAAGGactgaataataataatcgtcaaatgtgtgtgtgggagaaaaaGAGTAATTGTAAGTGGGGAATAAATGAAGGTATGTCATTCTCTGCAGCATGGGAACTAGAGAGAGCATCAGGCATGCGGCTCTCTTAGGCCCTCTCAACATGTTCAGCAGCCATCAACTATAAACCCTGCTATTAAAAATAATGTTTGAATCTAATTGTGGTCTAAGTGGTTTTCTtcagagaaagtgagtgtgttaaCGAATCCTCTGGTGCAGTTCTTTGATTGTGGTCTTTGGCAGCTGAACACACCTCCAAATCAATTGCAAGTTACCTGCAGCTGCACCCAATTAAAGCCTAATCTCAGCACCTGTGTAATTAAAAGGTGGAATTGGGTCAGAGGTTCATTGCTTATAAAGTGGTGACCTCAGATGCCCTCTGTTGTGGATTGGACTATGTTCAGGGAAGAACGTCGCTGCtattttgttgtcattttgAATGTTTTCAGCAGCTGACTGTTAGACACTCCGTCTTCCTCAGTGGTCAAGGTTAATTTCAACAGTCGGTTTtacaaaaggatttttttttttttttttccttgtggAAAAAATGAAAGCCCACATCCAAACAGGTGTGAGCATCTCTGTT
Above is a genomic segment from Clupea harengus chromosome 3, Ch_v2.0.2, whole genome shotgun sequence containing:
- the LOC116219629 gene encoding protein Bouncer-like codes for the protein MTTQRSIPALLNRAALCLFWCVTLSWLASGVLVCNYSPLMYKRKPSINVTTECLSTQRCFTGKGYYGPLHIFSSQGCVAAHLCGSSEIRQHRLIGVNLTYTCCCRYRCNEPPTPESALERLLGLDPEATANITTTTPDPLDLCPENSTSLALDGV